From uncultured Pseudodesulfovibrio sp.:
CCTCTCCCCGGAAGGCCTGAGGGGTATTGTTAACGCACACCGTCAATTTGGAACTACCGGATTGATGCCCACGCTTATTTCTGACGGATGGGAAACCATGCTCAAGGCTGCCGATGCCGTTCGGCAAGGATTGCAGCAAGGGATATCCGGTTTGCTGGGAATCCATTTTGAAGGGCCGTATATCAACCCCGAGCGCAAGGGAATTCATCAGGAAAATTTTGTCCGTGATGTGGACACAGGTGCATTGGAATTATTGTCTGCCGATGATCTGGGTGTAGTCATGACCACGGTGGCCCCGGAGCGTGTGCCTAATGAGTATATTCGTTCTTTGACTGATGCCGGGGTCAAGGTGTGTATAGGACATACCGCGGCAACCTATGATCAGGCCTGTGACGGTCTGAATGTCGGTGCGATCGGATTTACCCACCTGTTCAATGCAATGTCGCCGTTGACCAGCCGTGAACCAGGCGTAGTAGGTGCTGCGCTGGAAGATCTTGAGAGCTGGGTAGGTGTCATCGCGGACGGACATCATATTCATTTTGCATCGTTGCGGGTGGCGGTTGCCGCCAAGAAGCGGGGCAAGGTGATGCTGGTGACGGACGCTATGCCAAGCGTCGGGGCTAAGGATAAGAATTTCGTGTTGCAAGGGCAATCGATTCTGGCGGACGATGGTCGCTGCCAGTCTGTGGAGGGTACCCTTGCAGGGTCCGATCTCAATATGGCTGCCGCTGTTCGGAATGCTGTTGAGCAATTGCATCTGCCTGTGGAAGAGGCGTTACGTATGGCGTCTTTGTACCCGGCGACCTTCCTTGGTTTGGAAGATCGTATGGGACGCATCGCTTTTGGTTGTCAGGCTGATTTTGTTTTGTTGGATGATGATTTTCGTGTGCTTGATACGTGGATTGCCGGAGATAATTCTTTATAAATGGGCAAGGTTGAATAATGCAGGAACGAGTCAGAATATTGGTTGTCGGTCTGGGCAATATGGGACGTTCTCATGCCAAGGCGTATCATGCGTTGGATGGTTTCGAAATTGTGGGGTTGTGCAGTCGTCACGCCACTACCTTGACTGATCTTCCGCCTGAATTGATCGATTACCCACGGTTTGATGAGTATTACGAAGCGCTGGAATCGGTGAAGCCCGACGCGGTAAGTATCAACACCTATTCCGATACCCATGCTGAATTTGCGTGTAGTGCTTTTGAGGCAGGTGCGCATGTCTTTTTGGAAAAGCCGATGGCTCCCACAGTTGAAGATTCCCAGCGAGTTGTTGATGCAGCCAACAAGGCAAATCGCAAATTGGTTGTCGGATATATTCTACGTCATCATCCGTCATGGGAGAAATTTGTTGAGCTGGCCCAAGGATTGGGCAAGCCGTTGGTTATGCGCATGAACCTGAATCAGCAGTCCAGCGGCAGCGAGTGGGGTGTGCATAAGCAACTCATGCAGTCCATGTCTCCCATTGTTGATTGCGGTGTGCACTATGTGGACATCATGTGCCTCATGAGCGGCGCAAAACCTGTGAAGGTTAATGCCATGGGGGTCCGTCTGACAGATGAAGTAGCGCCTGACATGTATAATTACGGCCAGTTGCAGGTCTATTTTGATGACGGTTCTGTGGGGTGGTATGAAGCTGGTTGGGGCCCCATGATGAGCGAGACCGCTTTTTTCGTGAAGGATGTTGTCGGCCCAAAAGGGTGTGTCAGTATTGTTGCCGCAGAACAAGCGGGGCAGGGGCCCGGGTCATCGACTGTAGAAGGGCATACGCAGGCGAGTCGTTTGCGGTTGCATCATTCCCAGACCAATGCAGACGGGGCTTTTGCTAAAGATGATGAGTTGATTCAAGTGGAAGACGAACCCGATCATGATGGTTTGTGTTTTCGTGAGCAGGTTTATTTTCTTAAGGCAATCCAGGAAGATATTGATTTGACGGAACATATGCGAGATGCCATCAACAGTTTGCGTATTGTTTTGGCCGCGGATAAATCAGTTCGTACAGGCCAGCCTGTTTCTCTTGTGGAATAGCTTAAAAATATAATTATTCTTCGATGAATTAAAAAGGACGCACTCGATTGAGTGCGTCCTTTTCCTCTGTGTGAAGGCCCTTGTCTGGTCATCTTTCAGG
This genomic window contains:
- a CDS encoding Gfo/Idh/MocA family oxidoreductase — its product is MQERVRILVVGLGNMGRSHAKAYHALDGFEIVGLCSRHATTLTDLPPELIDYPRFDEYYEALESVKPDAVSINTYSDTHAEFACSAFEAGAHVFLEKPMAPTVEDSQRVVDAANKANRKLVVGYILRHHPSWEKFVELAQGLGKPLVMRMNLNQQSSGSEWGVHKQLMQSMSPIVDCGVHYVDIMCLMSGAKPVKVNAMGVRLTDEVAPDMYNYGQLQVYFDDGSVGWYEAGWGPMMSETAFFVKDVVGPKGCVSIVAAEQAGQGPGSSTVEGHTQASRLRLHHSQTNADGAFAKDDELIQVEDEPDHDGLCFREQVYFLKAIQEDIDLTEHMRDAINSLRIVLAADKSVRTGQPVSLVE
- the nagA gene encoding N-acetylglucosamine-6-phosphate deacetylase codes for the protein MRRYFTNGRIFTGDAIYDGLSVEVEDGKVVALITEGGMACGVEVVDLGGNLLTPGFIDVQVNGGGGVLFNDSLSPEGLRGIVNAHRQFGTTGLMPTLISDGWETMLKAADAVRQGLQQGISGLLGIHFEGPYINPERKGIHQENFVRDVDTGALELLSADDLGVVMTTVAPERVPNEYIRSLTDAGVKVCIGHTAATYDQACDGLNVGAIGFTHLFNAMSPLTSREPGVVGAALEDLESWVGVIADGHHIHFASLRVAVAAKKRGKVMLVTDAMPSVGAKDKNFVLQGQSILADDGRCQSVEGTLAGSDLNMAAAVRNAVEQLHLPVEEALRMASLYPATFLGLEDRMGRIAFGCQADFVLLDDDFRVLDTWIAGDNSL